From Anaerohalosphaera lusitana, one genomic window encodes:
- a CDS encoding autotransporter outer membrane beta-barrel domain-containing protein, with amino-acid sequence MIRSSGRIGVALFLCILYSAATAGAPSYSITNDVMAEQQAQVEQGFDDLFANEGTKRWLVEGTGLPAITSETLYETTGLIKDFSGIMTVGYGGLHLNNGEWLDTGSGIMLTLENFTSSKDVSITVDGLHFRSADLNNDIGSHLYVVKNTPGDTAGRVNNRGWIYSGFGWPNSSYEAHGISLTANTGLTDGVRNEGTIFVQNGRDSFGIFVDSPEIGEITNTGRIYAGASADSSRGIYVYAGTSVDKISNSGTIYINNRPDVAQGIVAVSSSGSLDVAEFTNAGDILVKGEMAYGITAQDVQGTVTNTASGNIMSISEDAYGAAFGITGGSNSDLKIVNEGTILAGGPAGAGLAVYYDAVVSNPGIIYSLDQARTLSVGYGIMRGNATLEDDFSVLLTGDPLDENYVEEILITSGSSLDLNNADLLVRTDDGSVLDTPYPLIEIGTSDIGAKRQDPEETDPLVGDFASVSAVNPQVQASWDADSRSVTMSYGPKESPAARVPEVTRETVSQSVNMVQDRMISTAVLGNMTNTFLPETSISRNSSEMIASADTNFSAKPNVTSGELFFQPYYTKTDREANSDGMGYDSHMTGFTVGYDWYFDSSLAGLHAGYGRATVDFSGAGYNRNSEDQDVFSGGVHFSKKWDSNLYAGLSSTAYVSMHDYSGRTGAALTDREHADYTGYGIQNRLIGGYIIEFDKFSLMPEAGIAHTWSHRESYTSDASDPAWDTHYSQYDDNEIKSILGGRIMGTWHKDGVTILPSAALSWEHALTDADGVSQSLPGTSPVTVESDQSNDSMVANLSMTLIEKDFSVELGYTYEYNQDVSSNGVYATIRKAF; translated from the coding sequence ATGATCAGATCAAGCGGGCGTATCGGGGTTGCACTCTTTCTATGTATTCTGTACTCAGCAGCAACAGCAGGAGCACCGAGTTATTCGATCACAAACGACGTAATGGCCGAGCAGCAGGCCCAGGTCGAACAGGGCTTTGATGATCTGTTCGCAAATGAAGGAACCAAAAGATGGCTGGTCGAGGGTACAGGGCTCCCGGCTATTACATCGGAAACCTTATATGAAACAACAGGACTGATTAAGGATTTTAGCGGGATCATGACTGTCGGCTATGGAGGCTTGCATCTCAACAATGGAGAATGGCTCGACACCGGAAGCGGCATAATGCTGACACTGGAGAACTTCACCAGCTCAAAAGATGTGTCCATAACTGTTGACGGCTTGCATTTTCGCTCGGCCGATCTCAACAACGACATCGGAAGCCACTTGTATGTGGTAAAGAATACGCCGGGCGACACGGCTGGCAGGGTCAATAACAGAGGCTGGATATACAGCGGTTTCGGTTGGCCCAACTCATCATATGAAGCTCACGGCATCTCTCTCACAGCCAATACAGGCCTTACCGACGGTGTCCGAAACGAGGGAACCATCTTTGTTCAAAATGGTCGCGATTCCTTCGGCATATTCGTCGACAGCCCCGAGATCGGCGAGATAACCAATACCGGCCGAATATACGCCGGAGCTTCAGCGGATTCATCCAGAGGTATCTATGTATACGCAGGTACAAGCGTGGATAAGATCAGCAACAGCGGTACGATTTACATAAACAATCGGCCTGATGTTGCCCAGGGAATTGTAGCCGTTTCCAGTTCCGGAAGCCTTGACGTGGCGGAATTCACCAATGCCGGAGACATCCTTGTAAAGGGCGAGATGGCATACGGCATCACCGCACAAGACGTTCAGGGCACGGTCACCAACACAGCATCCGGCAACATAATGAGTATTTCCGAGGACGCATACGGCGCAGCATTCGGAATTACAGGCGGCAGCAACTCAGACTTGAAAATCGTGAACGAAGGCACGATCCTGGCAGGCGGACCCGCCGGTGCGGGACTGGCGGTCTACTATGACGCTGTCGTGAGCAACCCCGGCATCATCTATTCACTGGACCAGGCGAGGACGCTTTCGGTCGGATACGGAATCATGCGAGGCAACGCCACATTGGAAGATGATTTTTCCGTCCTTCTCACTGGTGACCCGCTCGACGAAAACTATGTCGAGGAGATCCTCATCACGAGCGGTTCGAGCCTGGACCTGAACAATGCAGATCTGCTCGTCAGGACTGACGACGGCTCTGTGCTGGATACGCCCTATCCGCTGATCGAGATCGGAACGAGCGACATTGGAGCTAAGAGGCAGGATCCTGAAGAAACGGATCCGCTCGTCGGCGATTTCGCCTCAGTCTCAGCGGTCAATCCGCAGGTCCAGGCAAGCTGGGACGCCGACAGCAGAAGCGTCACCATGAGCTACGGCCCGAAGGAAAGCCCCGCCGCACGTGTCCCCGAGGTCACACGCGAAACGGTCAGCCAATCGGTCAACATGGTTCAGGACCGGATGATATCCACGGCTGTTCTTGGCAACATGACCAATACGTTCCTGCCCGAGACGTCGATCAGCCGAAACAGCTCAGAGATGATCGCAAGTGCCGACACCAACTTCTCAGCAAAACCCAACGTAACCAGCGGCGAGTTATTTTTCCAGCCATACTACACAAAGACCGACAGAGAAGCCAACAGCGACGGCATGGGCTACGATTCGCATATGACGGGCTTTACCGTGGGCTACGATTGGTACTTCGACAGTTCGCTGGCGGGACTGCACGCCGGCTACGGCAGGGCCACCGTCGATTTCTCCGGCGCGGGCTACAACAGAAACAGCGAGGACCAGGACGTCTTCAGCGGCGGCGTACACTTCAGCAAAAAATGGGACAGCAACCTCTACGCGGGCCTGAGCTCGACTGCCTACGTCTCGATGCACGACTACTCCGGACGCACCGGCGCGGCACTGACCGACCGCGAGCATGCGGACTACACCGGCTACGGCATCCAGAACAGGCTCATCGGCGGATACATCATCGAATTCGACAAGTTCTCACTCATGCCCGAAGCAGGCATCGCACACACCTGGTCGCACAGAGAAAGCTACACCTCCGACGCGAGCGACCCGGCATGGGACACGCATTACAGCCAGTATGACGACAACGAGATCAAGAGCATACTCGGCGGCAGGATCATGGGCACATGGCACAAAGACGGCGTGACGATCCTGCCCAGCGCGGCCCTCAGTTGGGAACATGCTTTGACCGACGCGGACGGCGTGAGCCAGTCGCTGCCCGGCACGAGCCCCGTTACAGTCGAAAGCGACCAGTCTAACGACTCGATGGTGGCGAATCTGAGCATGACCCTGATCGAGAAGGATTTCAGCGTAGAACTGGGCTACACGTACGAGTACAACCAGGACGTCAGCTCAAACGGCGTATACGCAACCATCCGCAAGGCGTTCTAG
- a CDS encoding sulfite exporter TauE/SafE family protein yields MQVLPILIAVLVASGVGTLTGFGTSTLLVPVMVLFYPVPETLLFVGIIHWFGNVWKLVLFREGFRWGLVLSFGVPGLVATAIGAKLVFDIPSVILSRVLGGMIAAYVLYLFVQSSFRVRPTVVTGAVGGALSGFFAGIFGIGGAVRSLFLTAFDLPKAVYIATAGAIALVIDTTRLSVYASEGVRLPSSLLWGLIVFIPGSFAGAKIAQRLVDRIPQKNFRKVVAVFLLLIAVKLIVWP; encoded by the coding sequence GTGCAAGTTCTACCGATATTAATTGCGGTTTTGGTTGCCAGCGGGGTTGGGACGCTTACTGGGTTTGGTACTTCTACGCTGCTGGTGCCGGTGATGGTGCTGTTTTATCCGGTGCCCGAGACGCTGCTGTTCGTGGGGATAATTCACTGGTTCGGCAATGTTTGGAAGCTGGTGCTGTTTCGTGAGGGTTTTAGGTGGGGGCTGGTTCTGAGCTTCGGCGTTCCGGGGCTGGTCGCGACCGCGATCGGTGCGAAGCTCGTGTTCGACATACCGTCGGTGATTCTCTCCCGCGTGCTCGGGGGCATGATCGCGGCGTATGTGCTGTACCTGTTCGTGCAGAGCTCGTTTCGCGTGAGGCCGACGGTCGTGACCGGTGCGGTCGGCGGGGCACTGTCGGGCTTTTTCGCGGGCATCTTCGGCATCGGCGGGGCGGTCCGCAGTCTGTTTCTGACCGCGTTCGATCTGCCCAAGGCGGTCTACATTGCCACGGCCGGCGCGATCGCGCTGGTGATCGACACGACCCGGCTGAGTGTCTATGCGAGCGAAGGCGTCCGGCTGCCGAGCAGTCTGCTGTGGGGGCTGATCGTGTTCATCCCCGGCTCGTTCGCGGGTGCGAAGATCGCCCAGCGGCTGGTGGACCGCATCCCGCAGAAGAATTTTCGCAAAGTCGTCGCTGTCTTCCTGCTGCTGATCGCGGTAAAGCTGATCGTCTGGCCTTGA
- a CDS encoding phosphatidylserine decarboxylase, which yields MKIPLTKYGMPQVAVFPGLVVAAMLTIAIGGHYDVIRPGWVRGSEIVLAAVLVWVLAFFRDPERNVPADESLLLSPADGRISDITEVDEPALGGTAIRIGIFLNIFNVHINRAPCSVRIGKITYKEGEFKNACDPESARVNESNALEMQRTAQPADKLIVRQISGAIARRIVCATAEGDELTQGRRFGMIKFGSRTELYLPARENASVQVQVGDKVKAGLTVLVKYE from the coding sequence ATGAAGATACCACTAACAAAATACGGAATGCCCCAGGTTGCGGTTTTTCCTGGGCTTGTTGTCGCTGCGATGCTCACCATCGCGATCGGCGGACACTACGACGTCATTCGGCCCGGCTGGGTCCGGGGCAGCGAGATCGTGCTCGCCGCCGTGCTGGTCTGGGTGCTGGCGTTCTTCCGCGACCCCGAGCGCAACGTCCCCGCCGACGAGTCCCTGCTGCTCTCCCCCGCGGACGGCCGAATATCCGACATAACCGAAGTCGACGAGCCCGCCCTGGGCGGCACAGCCATACGCATCGGCATATTCCTCAACATCTTCAACGTGCACATCAACCGCGCACCATGCTCCGTCCGCATCGGCAAGATCACATACAAAGAAGGCGAGTTCAAGAACGCCTGCGACCCCGAGTCCGCCCGCGTCAACGAATCGAACGCCCTCGAAATGCAGCGCACAGCCCAGCCCGCGGACAAGCTCATCGTCCGCCAGATATCCGGCGCGATCGCAAGGCGCATCGTCTGCGCCACCGCCGAAGGCGACGAACTCACGCAGGGCCGGCGGTTCGGCATGATCAAGTTCGGCTCGCGGACCGAGCTCTACCTGCCCGCACGCGAGAACGCATCCGTGCAGGTGCAGGTCGGCGACAAGGTAAAAGCGGGTCTTACGGTACTGGTGAAATACGAATGA
- a CDS encoding CDP-alcohol phosphatidyltransferase family protein, with amino-acid sequence MTPKQNNNGTKANLMRRVHKHRLKTVAVLPSLITLLNGLAGFAAIWFAGDGMYMFSFHQVEISYFSVAAALIFIAMVADMLDGRIARMSHATSSFGGQLDSLCDVISFGLAPAYLVLKMMEYKLTALVNPPAELSGFLTRFIWLAAAVYLACAAIRLARFNVENEEDETSHMSFMGLPTPAAAGGLASMVMFYEGLVTTVSRDSIVFTLGEGFILFSMPFAAMMCGLLMISRIRYPHVVNQLIRGRQPMTHLLYSLVLLGLILWSLTNALLIVFWLFIFSGLFKWAHHLALRTRHKHTNTEPANTHAK; translated from the coding sequence ATGACGCCCAAACAAAACAACAACGGCACGAAGGCGAATCTGATGAGGCGGGTGCACAAGCATCGGCTCAAGACGGTCGCAGTCCTGCCCTCGCTGATCACGCTGCTCAACGGACTGGCCGGCTTCGCGGCGATATGGTTCGCGGGCGACGGCATGTACATGTTCTCGTTCCACCAGGTCGAGATATCGTATTTCTCTGTCGCAGCCGCCCTGATATTCATCGCGATGGTCGCCGATATGCTCGACGGCCGGATCGCGCGGATGAGTCACGCGACCTCCAGCTTCGGCGGACAGCTCGACAGCCTCTGCGACGTCATTTCCTTCGGCCTCGCACCGGCGTACCTGGTGCTCAAGATGATGGAGTATAAGCTCACCGCACTGGTGAACCCGCCCGCCGAGCTGTCCGGATTCCTCACGCGTTTCATCTGGCTCGCAGCAGCGGTCTACCTGGCGTGCGCGGCCATCCGCCTGGCGCGGTTCAACGTCGAAAACGAAGAAGACGAGACTTCGCACATGTCGTTCATGGGCCTGCCCACCCCCGCCGCAGCAGGCGGGCTCGCGTCGATGGTCATGTTCTACGAGGGCCTCGTCACGACCGTCAGCCGCGACTCGATCGTCTTCACGCTCGGCGAAGGATTCATACTCTTCTCCATGCCCTTCGCGGCCATGATGTGCGGCCTGCTGATGATCAGCAGAATACGCTACCCGCACGTGGTGAACCAGCTCATCCGCGGCAGACAGCCCATGACGCACCTGCTCTATTCACTCGTATTGCTCGGCCTGATTCTCTGGTCACTCACAAACGCCCTGCTGATCGTCTTCTGGCTGTTCATCTTCAGCGGACTGTTCAAATGGGCACACCACCTCGCCCTGCGAACCAGACACAAACACACAAATACCGAACCCGCAAACACCCACGCGAAGTAA